Sequence from the Miscanthus floridulus cultivar M001 chromosome 16, ASM1932011v1, whole genome shotgun sequence genome:
aacggggtacgggcctccactcggactcacccgataacagctcaccggaagtgcccacgctcgtgcccatcgagggtagcctagcacattccacccctccttccgagcgaaaaggaagcatgagggttgtACCCAACGTCAGGGgggcccctgacgaacctctcgctccgtgcggaggctagagggcttttcctgcagcctcgccgagacccctgcaacccgaacttgcgcttatgggctcggcaaatgcaataaaaaCTACTCGCTCAAATGCGAAAAtgaaaaaaagcccctggaggagtaactccactcctccagggcctcgggggctacacccggcgggtgcgctcgcgcgcacccaccggaacctcaagaaacaaaacccaattcctacgggagcgggtataaaccaagcctcgacaaaccctcagggagagtgcacgcactccccccgaggctcgggagctactgtcgggtaccttagaacggggtaccccgagcgaacgtCAAAAGGGGCGCTTATGTCCCAtcaaaaaaacaaagctagaaggtaagccgtgggcccctcacccgatcacgtccgagcccaccaggccctccgcctcgcctcgagcctcgcacaggaggtctcggcgtcctgacgcaatctccgcctcgcgcgaggctctccacgaaaggcctcggcagggaacccgatctccacctcgcgcgaggctccgctctccgtctcgtgcgaggccccattctccgtatcgcgtgagGCCAGCTTACCCATGGTCCGTCGCCCCagcctcggccggtcttcccgacagcacgacatgtctcattaatacttcaaccactcccgcaatctcagccggacgatggcccgacgccacagaatggccgacgggacatgaggtcgcatcggccccataccggctgggacaaggcacggcagggattaccggtcactgtatcctgacgctgtgcccacgatcagcgcccacactgcactgtgccccgcgatccccgcctcgaaaacagcATCGCACGGGcaacttggcccgggtcatcactgCCTCCAAACCgacgcaccagatcagccgcccactcggggcctcggcactgtgcacctaggtctcggctatcttggggttcgtgcccgccgagaccccccactgcggtgcagcctcggcaccgaccaagcctcgacCTCGCGCGCAGTCAGTCTACAGCGGCCCGCACGTTCACCgctgcacccactccgaggcagtcacggggctcccacgacgtacAGGATTGgacgtgaccagcacgtcgccccagtgctcctaggacggaccactccgacgaccacgccgccacaggaacaggccacagggctcggacacaccgcccctgttggcacgacgccgtatagtcagcacatgtactgtccttgtcctcccttcaactataaaaggagaggacttgggccattgaTGGGGGAGAACACCGGGTAgctcacacacatacacatcccagccgcctgagagcaacgtctcaagcagcccacacgacacctcgtcgagacctgggattagctccctctctcacagtgcttgtaaccccctactacaagcacttcggtgcaaggaatacaatatcgatctctcagactggacgtagggcatcgattgcccgaaccagtataaaccttgtgtctctttgcatcaccatccggaatcgggaacacgcagttcaaattcactagttggttggttgaggaccccccggtccgaaacaccgacactacatGTATTGATTAGACAAAAGTAAATGAATTTCCACCTATAAACTCTATACTTTATTGCATCATACGCCCATGTAGCACACTTTTTAGGATAGTGCACCTACTAATAAATTAGAGTTGAATTCATTTCGGACAATACATGAGTGCTAGaattacattctttctttctaggatggagggagtacccaTTACTTTAGGGCTTTTTTGGCATGGCTTCGGTTGGCTCCGACTCAGGATCCACCTTCAGCTTTGAAAAAGAAACAAAGGCGACTCATTGCTATGGTGCATAATGGAGCCGAAGCTAGATAGAGCACCACTAAATGGGGCCTTAATTTTAGTAGGACTGACATATATATTGACGGCGGTCTTccatatagttcaactttggttgGCGTACTTCTCATAAATATAAGTCAGAGAAAGGCCCACGCGGCCCatagccctgttcgcttgaacttatcagccggcttatcagctagaatctacagtatttttctctcataacaaaacagcttcagccgacttatcagtcggatttaataccagccgaacagacccATGTGGCCAGCGACGGGATCATGAGAGACGGTACAGCGCCTCGACTTCTACCGACTACGCCGCAAGTACGAGTATCGCTCGATCGAGGCATCGTCGTATCAACGTATAGGTTCGTTCGACGGTTCCTTCAGATCTTCACCGCTCGACAGCATACGCATACTAGATCGGAAATCGCCAATATGGAGCACGAGCATCCAGTCATCGTCGTCCCTAGTTCCTACGACCACAACGCTCCCAGAGCCTCAGACTGACCGCACCGGTAGCGGCGGCGCGCGGAGGCTTACGCGCAATCTGTGATCAGAATTGAGGTGAGATTTAGTATCTTTGCTCACCGGCTTTCCGTAAAAACATTCATGTCTACTTTAATTGCTATTTGCTAAGCCCTAACATCGTAAAATCATCTATCACACCGCGAGGTCGAGGGTTTGTCCTAACATCAGAGTCTATCATTAGTGAAAACAAAGTTACGAAATAAGATGGGAGATAATCTTTTGGATGGTTGCTTATTTTCATTGAGCAGGGtattttctttgaagttgatggcttttgaactatttatattgtacTTAATCCATGAATTTAAGCCTTATCATGTTACTTAGTGCATATAGACCGAATCACTTGTCAATTTTACAGTTATTACCGAAGTTCTAAAATGGATTTGTCATCTAAATGGTCGCTCACATTGTCGCTTCTTCTTTTTCGTCAAAGAGAGATCATGTACGCAAGGTTATTTAATGACACTTAACGTGGTAGAACAAAATATACCTATGTTATTAGAAGAAAGAGTGTATGGTAGATTTTGCAGCACGTATTTGTCGTGGACTTGCAAATGGAGATCTGGAACCTATTGTATTAACCATTATGCAGTCCAGATAATTACTATACCCGTTGCTCGTAAAATCCATATATATTGACTTCCGATTTGAGTCCATGGTCCAAGTCTTCGTCTCCTCCAAATGATGACAAGACAATGATGGGAGAAGAAACATTGTTTATTTGTCTTGTTGCATCCACACGGCACCGTCTAAAGTCACTGACTATCATTTTGGTAGGTGGTGACTATTTTAATTTTCCTATTCATTTGGCTTCCACTATATATGAAAAATTATGCTATCATCTACTCCACCGTCTTAAAAAGAATACAGTTCTATATATCGAGAAAAGTTAACACACAACGAAAAAGATGCATGCATCTCTGTTTTTTTATTCTCTACATGTATTGATTAGACAAAAGTAAATGAATTTCCACCTATAAACTCTATACTTTATTGCATCATACTTCCATGTAGCAGACTTTTTAGGACAGTGCACCTACTAATAAATTAGAGTTGAATTCATTTCGGACAATACATGAGTGCTAGAATTACATTATTTCTttctaggatggagggagtacccaTTAGTTTAGGGCTCTTTTTGGCATGGCTTCGGTTGGCTCCAACTCAGGATCCACCTTCAGCTCTGAAAAAGAAACAAAGGCGACTCATTGCTATGGTGCATAATGGAGCCGAAGCTAGATAGAGAGCCACCAAATGGGGCCTTAATTTTAGTAGGACTGACATATATATTGTCTGCGGTCTTCCATATAATTCAACTTTGGTTGGCGTACTTCTTATAAATATAAGTCAGAGAAAGGCCCACGCGGCCCatagccctgttcgcttgaacttattagctagaatctacagtatttttctctcataacaaaacagcttcagccaacttatcagccggatttaataccagccgaacaatgGTGGCCAGCGATGGGATCACGAGAGACGGTACAACGCCTCGACTTTTATCGACTACGCCGCAAGTACGAGTATCGCTCGATCGAGGCATCGTCGTATCGCTGTATAGGTTCATTCGACGGTTCCTTCAGATCTTCACCGCTCGACAGCATACGCATACTAGATCGGAAATCGCCAATACGGAGCACGAGCATCCAGTCGTCGTCGTCCCTAGTTCCTACGACCACAACGCTCCCAGAGCCTCAGACTGACCGCACCGGCAGCGTCGGCGCGCGGAGGCTTACGCGCAATTTGTGATTAGAATTGAGGTGAGATTCAGTATCTTTGCTCATCGGCTTTCCGTAAAAAAATTCATGTCTACTTTAATTGCTATTTCCTAAGCCCTAACATCATAAAATCATCTATCACACCGCGAGGTCGAGGGTTTGTCCTAACATCAGAGTCTATCATTAGTGAAAACAAAGTTACGAAATAAGATGGGAAATAATCTTTTGGATGATTGCTTATTTTTattgagcgggatattttctttgaagttgatggcttttgaactatttatattgtacTTAATCCATGAATTTAAGCCTTATCATGTTACTTAGTGCATATAGACCGAATCACTTGTCAATTTTACGGTTATTACCAAAGTGCTAAAATGGATTTGTCATCTAAATGGTCGCTCACATTGTCGCTTCTTCTTTTTCATCAAAGAGAGATCATGTACGCAAGGTTATTTAATGACACTTAACGTGGTAGAACAAAATATACCTATGTTATTAGAAGAAAGAGTGTATGGTAAATTTTGCAGCACGTATTTGTCGTGGACATGCAAATGGAGATCTGGAACCTATTGTATTAACCATTATGCAGTCCAGATAATTACTATACCCGTTGCTCGTAAAATCCATATATATTGACTTCCGATTTGAGTCCATGGTCCAAGTCTTCGTCTCCTCCAAATGATGACAAGACAATGATGGGAGAAGAAACATTGTTTATTTGTCTTGTTGCATCCACACGGCACCGTCTAAAGTCACTGACTATCATTTTGGTAGGTGGTGACTATTTTAATTTTCCTATTCATTTGGCTTCCACTCTATATGAAAAATTATGCTATCATCTACTCCCCCGTCTTAAAAATAATACAGTTCTATATATCGAGAAAAGTTATCACACAACGAAAAAGATGCATGCATCTCTGTTTTTTTATTCTCTACATGTATTGATTAGACAAAAGTAAATGAATTTCCACCTATAAACTCTATACTTTATTGCATCATATGTCCATGTAGCACACATTTTAGGATAGTACACCTACTAATAAATTAGAGTTGAATTCATTTTGGACAATGCATGAGTGCTAGAATTACATTCTTGCTTTCTAGGATTGAGGGAGTACCCATTAGTTTAGGGCTTTTTTTGGCATGGCTTCGGTTGACTCAGGATCCACCTTCAGCTCTGAAAAAGAAACAAAGGCGACTCATTGCTATGGTGCATAATGGAGCCGAAGCTAGATAGAGAGCCACCAAATGTGGCCTTAATTTTAGTAGGACTGACATATATATTGTCTGCGGTCTTCCATATAATTCAACTTTGGTTGGCGTACTTCTCATAAATATAAGTCAGAGAAAGGCCCACGCGGCCCatagccctgttcgcttgaacttatcagccggcttatcagctagaatctacagtatttttctctcataacaaaacagcttcagccgacttatcagccggatttaataccagccgaacagacccATGTGGCCAGCGACGGGATCACGAGAGACGGTACAGCGCCTCGACTTCTATCGACTACGCCGCAAGTACGAGTATCGCTCGATCGAGGCATCGTCGTATCGCTGTATAGGTTCGTTCGACGGTTCCTTCAGATCTTCACCGCTCAACAGCATACGCATACTAGATCGGAAATCGCCAATACGGAGCACGAGCATCTAGTCGTCGTCgtcgtatgcctccaagctgttggagaggagcggcatggttgagtgcaagccatgcgtgactccgatggaggagtggctgaagctgacgaaggctagcACCACGgcaaaggtggatgcaacactctatcggagcatcgtcggcggtctgcgctacctagtccacacgaggccgaacattgcgttcgccgtggggctacgtcagtcgcttcatggaggattccagagaggatcactgggctgcggtgaagcggctactgcgctacgtcaaagggacggtggatcaagggatcatctttcccaagactggcgggagtaggctgcagctcactgtgttcagcgatgcagacatggcgggggacatcgacggacgatggagcacctctggcgtgctcgttttcctcgggtcggctccaatttcatggctgtcgctgaaacagaaggtggtggcgctatctacgtgtgaggcagagtacgtagcggcggccacagcggcgtgccaagttgtatggctgcgccggctgctgggcgagctgaccggtgtggaagctcacccaccagcactgatggtggacaaccagctcgtcatcgccctcgcgaagaatccgattctgcacgaccggagtaaacacatcgacgtgaagttccactttttcagggactgtgtcgatgtagggcagatcgtcatcgagttcgtcgaaactagtcggcaacttgcagacgtcctcaccaagccgctcggacgtcttcgactcacggagttgaaggagatgatcggcatggagggggtacaagggttagcagtaggattagaggaagattgttagataatctactgctaccttgtgtgaacacagcaagggaaggcggcgccgaaaggcccccctactgtgatactgtagccgctgcaggtgcaggcgccgcatggctcacctgcagcactgtaggcacatgcagtggccggcgcagagtcagccctgtatgttatctagttactgttacagcatgtgcgctgtactaggactagatggatagagttgtataaatagattaccacggcaactcagtaaagagagttcagatttgccatcttccatacagggtttcggccaacgctggtgtcttgtactgtatgTGTATGTTCTGttcacccttcttcttcaagctctagccatagtgtgtggggacggacaacgcctgttcgtggtcggcacggctagtgggtgctcggcaacactagcgggtgctcggtaagactggtgagtggttcactcatctAAGCCGATGATCCTATGGGCCAACAATGAGCAGGCTGCAGGCAGGATACTGCTGCCGAGAGAGgctggtggtgaccaccgagtggCTCGTCAGGTACATTGCGAGAACATACATCGGGATGGGGACGGCCTTGGACGATCTGCTTCAGGTTCATATATTACATTGCATCTTCATCAGTCACCATTAATTCTGATGATTGTCTCTTATTTAACATAGTAAATGAatacatatatatgcatatgcatcGACACTTGTCCGATCATTAATTAGATTATGTGCAAGCGACTGATGGATTTGCTCGGTTATTGTTGTGGAAATGGCATCGACAGCTGCAGACTGGGAAGATGGGTGTGCTTGATGGCGCCGAGAAGTTTGACAGCCGGAAGGGGTGCAGGTTCTACACGTACGTCAAGTACTGGATCAGGAAAGGGATGCTCGCTCTCCTGGCTGAAAACTCAGGAGTCACCCTGCTGCCTGTAagcctctctctgtctctctctgcaACCATCTGCTAGGAAACCTTTTGCCACTGGACTGATCACAATGCATGTTTCCAACGTCAGGCTGGCGCGCAAGTGCTCTTGCAGGGCCGTCTCGCTCTACTCGGAGATCGGGACCAGACAGCACACAAAGTTCGCGGTATCAACCTCTACCATCACTGCATCATGCTTCGCAGTACACGTTTGACAATGAGTGATTTGTGTCTTGTTTTGTTCAGGAGGTGATCCCAGACGAGGCGGCGTCTCCGGAGGCTCCGAACGAGGCGGCGCTGTTCCGGGGCCAGCTGAGGGAGAGACTGTTGCTGGTGCTGGGTAGGCGCTGCCCGCGCGGGAAGGCCAAGTGCTGAGGCTGGGGCACAGGCTGGAGGACGGACGGCCGGTGCAGGTCGCTGGAGGAGATCGGCGGCATCTACCACGTCTCCAAGGAGTGGATCAGGAAGATCGAGAAGCCGGCCATGGCAAAGCTCAGGGATGACGAGGACGTGCATCGCGATCTCCACGACTTCGTCTGCCACTTCTGATTAACCAGGATGCGCGTCGGACCTTCTGATGAAGTAGGCAGCCTTCGTTTAGTCGCTCAACTGCAGGTATATAAATAAAAGGCATGCTGTTGTGCAGGTATATAAATTGGTTGCTGAAGGTGACCTGAGATTGAGAAGCATGCTCCTGAGAAGCAGTAATCTTCAGTTTGTGCCTGGTGCTGTAGTGCGTGGCCTGATATCTGCAGGGCAATCTTTCTATAATACGCAATAAGTTGAAGTTACAATTTCTAGAAATATAGATGTTTCTAGGAACAATAGTCATGACAATGGCATTGTATTACCTGGATGTATCAACTATTTCATATGGTTTGCATTTGGCTTGTTTTTAGATTGACTGTGATTTCCAGATTCTATGTTTGCATCTTGTCAAGGTAGCAGCCCGATCCTACTTACGTGTTCCGCTGTTTGTGTGTGGGCACGTGCATGCAACTGTAGCTTGGCCGTTGCATGTAGTTTCAGGAAATTTTACAACTTGGACAGTACGTATATCAGACTGAAATCACTGAATGAAGGGGGCATACTGTACAGTGTATATCACTCGCACCACGTCTACAGTGTACAGTATATACACAAACTATACAGGTATACATGATACGAGTAGAAATTTGTGGTCCATCACGGTTATAATGACGCTGGGGTCACTGGAAAACGAAGATCTTATCAAATATTATATTTAACAAATACACGTGAGTCGAAATCACGCAATGGTGTCGTGGTGTAGTAGTTGTCATGTCAGTCTAGTACAATGAAGGTAGACGCCacttttttgctttttttttttggccgTTTTGCTTCCCTTGCTGGTTGAcaagtaaagatggcaacggaccGATCCCCGAATCTTCGCGGGGAATTCCTTTATTAGGGAACAGAGACATAGTAAATTCATGTCCACAGGAATTTGAACGGTAGAAATTTGCTCCCCGTCGGGGACTGACGGGGACAGGATGGTAGCAAGTCCTCGTCCGCGTTCCCCACCCCGCTAACAAAGGAACAGGGACGACCCAGGCGACTTATATATATATCGTGACTCCTAATCCTATCCTTCGTTCATTCCTGCCGGTAGCAGCCGCCAACACAGCGCCGCCAGCCTCCGCTGCTCCGTCTCTTGCGGTGACAAGACTCAGCCCGGTGAAGAAGTCAACCCCATCTCGCTGGGACTGAGTTTGCTTCAAAAACCAAAGATCTGCAGGACCTCTCGCCCAGTCATCCTTTTCCCCTTCCGCGCGAGGGTCTCCCAtccttcttctccaggtcagtgCTTTCTTGAAACCGGTTGTTTCTCTCCCTCATTTCAAAGCGACCATTTTGTTTTGGGAAGTATGTCATAGCGGCTGATATCCATAACATAAATCATCAGAAATGAACACTGGTAGTTCTAGCAAGCCGAGCCTTCTGGGTACCGAGGTTTTTCCAGCGAGTTTCTTGAAAGAAATTACAGATGGGTTCTCCCCTGCGCGACAAGTTGGCAAAGGCGCATTCGGAACAGTTTATAAGGTATGATAATATGAGTGATTTATTTACAGCTTCAGTGTTTTCAGTGTTTCCACAAGCTGATGAAAACTTTCCACTATTGTATGTAAGTATTATTTATGAATTATGAGAGCTTACGCAGGGGCCCACTCTGGAAAAAGCGACAGAGATTGCTGTGAAGAGGATCGGCAGCGGCTCGCCGGTGACGCCTGACAAACAGTTTCAGAATGAGGTTGGAAACCAAAGATCTGCAGAGTCTCTCATCCAGTCATCCAAAATGAGCATATATTTTGTTTCGTAATAAAGTAAAAGTGGCAGAGGGCAAGGAAGTTACCAGTTCATTGCTCGCATATACTTTTTGtaaggcctttttcttttctatataTGTAGAGGAAAATACATGATTTAGTCTTGCCCCACAGGAATTTTGCACGAGGGTCGATAACATGGAGAAAGACTCATTGTGTTTATCTGACGAGCCCAAGAAGGTACCCTTGAAATTGTTAGAAGAGATAACAAATGGTTTCTCCGAAAAGGCAAAGCTTGGGAGTGGTACGTTTGGTGAAGTTTACAAGGTAAGGCTGCAGTTTTTCTCTTGTTGCTCTTGAATTTTATGCTACAAGTCTACAGTCACAAACACTCTTGAATTTTCATGCTGTTGAATAGGGTGTGTTCAAGGACGGAAGAGAGATAGCTGTGAACAAGCTCCGTTTCATGCCAGGGATTGACGAGAGGCGATTTGAAAATGAAATTGGAAAACTCATGAGGCTCAAGCATGTAAATATCGCGCAAATAGTGTCTTTCTGCGATGAAACGGAGGAAGTACCTGGTACATATGAAGGAAATACAGTACTCGCGCTGAAGATACACAGGGCAGTCTGCCTTGACTTCGCGCCCAAAGGAACCCTTGGAAAGCTTCTTTCTGGTATGAGAGACTGCTAGTGGTCTTCACGAATATGTTATCAAGAATGTAATAAAAATGCATGATACTTGACATATGGAGTAATTCTCTTTGTTCTTGCAGAAAATTTTTTTGGACATAACTGGCGCATACGCTTTAAATTGATAAAGGGGGTTTGTGAGGGTCTAAGCTACCTTCACGATGCTTCCATTGAACATTCTGATATAAACCTAGATAATATTTTTCTGGATAACAAAATGGTACCGAAAATATCAGACTTTGGTTTACCAAGGCTACTGGGAGAAGAAAACACCATAATGGCACAATCTCAGATGGGGAGCCAGCTGTAAGATTAATTCCCATTTGAACATCTTTTTTTAGTCATCTAATAAGCTTGTTTTCATTACTCTTTCTTATCTTTTGCATTTGTTATACAGGGAATTCTCGCAAGCAGATTCTAGTTACAAGCAAATAATCTCAAAAAAGATTGATATATTCAGCTTGGGTGTTATAATAAAAAGGATAGTGCTTTCTGGTGTAATGGACTATGTGAACATCCCAGACATGGAGGATCAGGCATTTATTGAGCATGTAAGAATATGTTTCTTTGTTTTATCCTAATATTAAATCAAGAGTGGTTTCTTTGTTGTCCTTCGTCCCGCATAGATTTTTCAGTTCGGTTCTGGTtccatacaacaacaacaaagactTCCAGTtccaaacaagttagggtaggtTAGAGTTAAAAACTCAACATGAGCCCCTACTCACGGTTCAGACATGTCAATAGCTGCTTTCTAAACACTCTTATCGAAACacagatctctaggtatatccttaCCTTTTAAATATCtatttattgcctattttcatgtCAATTTCAGTCTTCCTCTGCTTGTCCTCGCATTATTATCTTGACTTAGGACTCCAGAATGCACTAGAGTGCTCccttggacatggccaaaccaccccaAACCGATGttagacaagcttttcttcaatttgtGCTACCCCTagacgatcacgtatatcatcattctgAACTCGACTCATCCTTGTATGACCATAAATCCAGCGCAACATACACATTTctacaacactcagttgttgaacatgtcatctttttgcaggccaacattctgctccatataaCGCGCATAGCGGGTCGAATCGTCGTTCTATAAAGCtcgccttttagcttttgtggtacccctTGTCATAGAGAAtatcagatgcttggcgccactttatccaccctgctttgattctatagtTAATAAATAAACtcatc
This genomic interval carries:
- the LOC136511386 gene encoding cysteine-rich receptor-like protein kinase 43, translated to MNTGSSSKPSLLGTEVFPASFLKEITDGFSPARQVGKGAFGTVYKGPTLEKATEIAVKRIGSGSPVTPDKQFQNEEFCTRVDNMEKDSLCLSDEPKKVPLKLLEEITNGFSEKAKLGSGTFGEVYKGVFKDGREIAVNKLRFMPGIDERRFENEIGKLMRLKHVNIAQIVSFCDETEEVPGTYEGNTVLALKIHRAVCLDFAPKGTLGKLLSENFFGHNWRIRFKLIKGVCEGLSYLHDASIEHSDINLDNIFLDNKMVPKISDFGLPRLLGEENTIMAQSQMGSQLEFSQADSSYKQIISKKIDIFSLGVIIKRIVLSGVMDYVNIPDMEDQAFIEHVQDSWKKRLREISSDASLEANCKQVQTCIDISVVCMETDRYQRPTMKEIICKLNEVETTGDDSSSWSQTEQSIFHENNKDEATQLIKEAVPSTMPTTNELIFLPILDDSKWGILCVNKPQKRLDFMTSNADEAVVNGLLKTSVPALEASMNQVAKVRQTKQNFSCWRHADVQVSREIFEASKNNKLLAMMMFLESYNGTLSFMKDEQLSS